Within bacterium, the genomic segment TCTTTTTGCAATAACAAAACTCGTGCAGTCAACAAAAGAAAATCGTTGGTCTCTATAACTTTCAAATATCTCCCAGGCTTGATTTTCAATCTCTTCATTACTCCAGGATACAGAGAGAAACCTTTGAGAGGTTGCTTCAGAAATGATGTGGCGAAACTCACAGGCTTTTTGATGGCTTACATCATATCTAACTCTGGTATAGACCCCACTTAAAAC encodes:
- a CDS encoding PIN domain-containing protein encodes the protein MLIFVDTSAWIATVVKKDINHKKASSYYLDLLNKNIGLITSNYVLSGVYTRVRYDVSHQKACEFRHIISEATSQRFLSVSWSNEEIENQAWEIFESYRDQRFSFVDCTSFVIAKRLKIKEVFAFDDDFVIMGFISRP